In Acaryochloris marina S15, a single genomic region encodes these proteins:
- a CDS encoding winged helix-turn-helix domain-containing protein, which produces MPRKLYLEPHFSPEELKSHYRASQDPVESRRWHLLWLVSEQTKLTQAAQVVGLNYDYAREIVREYNRNGANGLRNRRKDKRPYQSRSLLTQDQCAQLSTRLQTPPADGGLWNGPKVAQVIAQMTGVEKVWPQRGWDYLKRLEQSLQCPRPHHRKGDPEAQAAFKKTA; this is translated from the coding sequence ATGCCAAGAAAACTGTATCTCGAACCTCATTTTTCGCCTGAGGAGCTGAAGTCTCATTATCGGGCCAGCCAAGACCCAGTAGAATCGCGCCGCTGGCATCTGCTGTGGCTCGTCAGTGAGCAAACAAAGCTAACTCAAGCAGCCCAAGTGGTCGGTCTCAACTACGATTACGCCCGAGAAATTGTTAGAGAGTATAACCGCAATGGAGCTAATGGATTACGCAACCGACGCAAAGATAAACGACCTTACCAATCTCGCAGTCTCCTGACTCAAGACCAATGTGCACAATTGTCGACTCGTCTCCAAACCCCACCTGCCGACGGTGGTCTATGGAACGGGCCAAAAGTAGCACAGGTCATCGCCCAAATGACAGGAGTTGAGAAGGTTTGGCCCCAACGAGGTTGGGACTATCTCAAGCGATTGGAGCAGTCCCTTCAATGCCCACGTCCTCATCATCGTAAAGGCGACCCAGAGGCACAAGCCGCCTTTAAAAAAACTGCCTGA
- a CDS encoding G8 domain-containing protein, whose product MAGNHNSNPLPKNLLGTSSQVDSNAGVIGLSGTGTPSTPQSQSTTQPQALMASSSTVPSATAAPAIPQMAIASANHGAPHSGMAMASGSGHGAHPHDPGKQTTHSALLDLVPHSQATHIAVNNGAWSAPATWQGRQVPTNGAHVLIKEGISVTYNSVSDARLETLRVDGALKFAHNIDTKMLVDTFVVAPSGELMIGSESNPVQAGVKTQIIFTADGAINQSWDSSLLSRGLISHGKARIYGADKTDFLALQGEASAGDNALVLKSAPKGWQIGDQIVLGGTNYRYGQSDADNSRFQDEELTITRIDGNRVYFTNNDITAGDNTVLRFDHQFPDIAEQGQLKLYVANTTRNVTFETENAATVPTQQRAHVMFMHNPDVVVSNAGFYNLGRSDKSKIVDDPGTNVDGSSGGGNNRRGRYGLHFHRTGAEDINGLPAIARGNAVVGTPGWGIVHHDSHAVLEDNVVFDVVGAGIVAESGNEIGAWRNNLTIKTTGVDWNNISQTKKTRDRLFDLGFRGEGYWVQGAAQVAMTGNIAISANDAGISVFGDTLHPQTDFRDKGTISVDLLPPAIRALVAPTGQTEVDVTDIPLRQLTGFQSYNTRDGINLWAHKTNFDGQLSLDSPTPRTAHNLRSIIDDTKSDLLTPEISHRSNWPPMVVSESFNV is encoded by the coding sequence ATGGCTGGCAATCACAACTCAAATCCCCTGCCCAAAAACCTTTTAGGTACTTCTTCTCAAGTTGATAGTAATGCAGGGGTGATCGGGCTTTCAGGTACAGGGACGCCTTCTACACCACAGTCACAGTCCACAACCCAACCTCAAGCCTTAATGGCTAGTTCCTCTACAGTCCCCAGTGCGACTGCAGCTCCCGCAATACCTCAAATGGCCATAGCCTCAGCGAATCATGGTGCCCCGCATTCAGGTATGGCCATGGCTTCAGGATCTGGCCATGGTGCTCATCCCCATGATCCAGGTAAACAAACGACTCATAGCGCCTTACTAGATTTGGTGCCGCATTCTCAAGCCACCCACATTGCTGTTAACAATGGGGCTTGGTCTGCTCCCGCCACCTGGCAAGGGCGCCAAGTTCCAACCAATGGTGCCCATGTTTTGATTAAAGAAGGCATCTCAGTTACCTACAACAGTGTGAGTGATGCTCGCCTAGAGACCTTGCGGGTCGATGGGGCTTTGAAATTTGCCCATAATATAGATACCAAAATGTTGGTGGATACCTTTGTGGTTGCACCGTCTGGTGAGCTGATGATTGGCTCAGAAAGTAATCCAGTTCAAGCCGGCGTTAAGACTCAAATTATCTTCACTGCAGATGGTGCTATCAATCAGTCATGGGATTCAAGCCTGCTGAGTCGAGGACTGATCAGTCATGGTAAAGCTCGGATCTATGGTGCTGATAAGACTGACTTCTTGGCACTTCAAGGTGAAGCGAGTGCAGGAGACAATGCTCTTGTGCTCAAGAGTGCGCCGAAAGGCTGGCAGATTGGCGATCAGATTGTGTTAGGGGGCACTAATTATCGCTATGGCCAGTCGGATGCAGATAATTCTCGGTTTCAGGATGAAGAACTAACCATCACTCGTATTGATGGGAATCGAGTTTATTTCACCAATAACGACATCACGGCTGGTGATAACACCGTGCTTCGGTTTGATCACCAGTTTCCTGATATTGCTGAACAGGGGCAGCTCAAACTTTATGTTGCCAACACGACTCGGAATGTTACGTTCGAGACTGAGAATGCGGCTACCGTGCCTACCCAGCAACGAGCCCACGTTATGTTTATGCATAATCCTGACGTTGTGGTTTCCAATGCCGGCTTCTATAACTTAGGTCGTTCGGATAAAAGCAAAATTGTTGATGATCCAGGGACGAATGTCGATGGTTCATCGGGTGGGGGAAACAATCGTCGTGGACGATATGGACTGCACTTTCATCGAACAGGTGCAGAAGATATCAACGGTCTTCCTGCCATCGCTCGTGGCAACGCTGTTGTCGGCACTCCAGGCTGGGGAATTGTCCACCATGATAGCCATGCAGTGCTTGAAGACAATGTGGTTTTTGATGTCGTGGGTGCTGGTATTGTTGCCGAATCTGGTAATGAAATTGGAGCCTGGCGAAATAATCTCACGATCAAAACAACTGGCGTGGACTGGAATAATATCAGTCAAACTAAAAAGACACGGGACCGACTCTTTGACCTTGGGTTTAGGGGGGAAGGCTATTGGGTTCAAGGCGCTGCCCAAGTCGCCATGACCGGCAATATTGCAATTAGTGCTAATGATGCCGGGATTTCAGTCTTTGGTGACACTCTTCATCCCCAAACAGATTTTCGGGATAAAGGCACCATCTCTGTAGATTTGTTGCCTCCAGCGATTCGCGCATTGGTTGCCCCAACGGGACAAACTGAAGTTGATGTCACTGATATTCCGCTACGTCAACTGACGGGATTTCAGAGCTACAACACCCGAGATGGCATTAATCTATGGGCTCATAAAACCAATTTTGATGGACAGCTCTCTCTAGATAGTCCGACCCCTCGAACCGCTCATAATTTACGCTCAATCATTGATGATACCAAATCCGACTTATTAACCCCTGAAATATCTCATCGGTCAAACTGGCCACCAATGGTAGTAAGTGAGAGCTTTAATGTCTGA
- a CDS encoding TfoX/Sxy family protein, whose protein sequence is MSKSSTFVSSALERLNYLAPVSARSMFGGHGLYVEGVMFALIADERIYLKADGQNQSFFVEAGSRPFVYDRKNKPITMSYYLLPMDVYENLDELKVWLDSAIDAARRNQAKKKSKAPR, encoded by the coding sequence ATGTCTAAATCCTCTACATTTGTCAGTTCAGCCTTGGAACGCCTCAACTATCTAGCGCCTGTGTCTGCGCGATCTATGTTTGGGGGACATGGTCTATACGTGGAAGGGGTAATGTTTGCCTTAATCGCAGATGAACGGATTTATCTAAAAGCGGATGGGCAAAATCAATCGTTTTTTGTCGAGGCGGGTAGCCGTCCGTTTGTCTATGATCGTAAAAATAAGCCCATTACGATGTCTTACTATCTTCTGCCAATGGACGTTTACGAGAATTTGGATGAACTGAAGGTGTGGTTGGATTCAGCGATAGACGCTGCTCGTCGCAATCAAGCTAAGAAGAAATCTAAAGCGCCTAGGTAA
- the gntT gene encoding guanitoxin biosynthesis MATE family efflux transporter GntT codes for MASPTPVDHDLKSFFRLAVINVLSNLMVPLAGLFDVAFLGHLEQLWYLAGVALATVLFNYLYWTFGFLRMGTTGMTAQALGRNDSEAILLVGLRNGAVALGLGLGILLLQWPIRVLGFGLLSATPEVKTAGMAYFDALIWGAPATLLNFVVVGWYLGRAQSRKVLLLSGINNVTNVLLNYLFIVQWDWQSTGAGAATALSQYLMLAMGLALIRRDVSWPQLRSVWPQVGQAVALQQTLTFNRDILVRTFALISTFAVFTNLSSDLGTEVLSMNTLLLQVVTLASYFIDGIAFAMESVTGVLSQQNQPQRLRQLLTLSGLTSVSLGVSFAFAFNLFPQQLFSLLTNHPEVLTQVNQYVVWLLPVLGFGAVAYLLDGYFLGLTAGRHLRHSVLIATLFGFLPLAVAAWYWQQVHLLWLGLALFMGSRAIFLAIQIPQSLKLIHGTPAVPSGQKG; via the coding sequence ATGGCCTCTCCAACTCCCGTCGATCATGATCTCAAGTCTTTCTTTCGGCTAGCAGTCATTAATGTTCTGTCTAACTTAATGGTGCCGCTAGCTGGACTGTTTGATGTTGCTTTTTTAGGCCATCTCGAACAGTTGTGGTATTTGGCTGGCGTTGCCCTGGCCACAGTGTTGTTTAACTATCTCTATTGGACCTTTGGCTTTCTAAGAATGGGGACCACGGGTATGACTGCTCAGGCTCTGGGTAGAAATGACTCCGAAGCAATACTGCTAGTGGGACTTCGCAATGGGGCAGTGGCTTTAGGGTTAGGGCTGGGCATTCTGCTCCTGCAATGGCCAATCAGAGTGTTGGGATTTGGCCTGCTGAGCGCCACCCCAGAAGTGAAAACTGCGGGTATGGCCTACTTTGATGCTTTGATCTGGGGAGCACCTGCAACATTGCTCAATTTTGTTGTGGTGGGATGGTATTTGGGACGTGCCCAAAGTCGAAAGGTCCTACTCCTCTCTGGGATCAATAACGTTACAAATGTGTTGCTCAATTACCTGTTCATTGTCCAGTGGGATTGGCAAAGTACTGGAGCTGGGGCTGCCACAGCCCTGAGTCAATATCTGATGCTGGCAATGGGATTAGCATTAATTAGGCGAGATGTCTCTTGGCCTCAACTCCGTTCCGTTTGGCCCCAGGTTGGGCAAGCGGTAGCACTCCAGCAAACATTGACCTTTAACCGAGATATCTTGGTACGAACCTTTGCCCTGATTTCTACGTTTGCAGTATTTACCAACCTAAGTTCTGACCTGGGAACAGAGGTGTTGTCTATGAATACCTTGCTGTTACAGGTGGTCACCCTTGCTTCCTATTTTATTGATGGCATTGCATTTGCGATGGAAAGTGTAACGGGGGTCCTCAGCCAACAAAATCAGCCTCAACGTTTGCGGCAACTGCTGACCTTATCAGGTTTGACGAGCGTTAGCTTAGGGGTTAGTTTTGCCTTCGCTTTCAATCTGTTTCCTCAACAACTATTTAGTCTGCTCACCAATCATCCAGAGGTTTTGACCCAGGTCAATCAGTATGTGGTTTGGCTTCTGCCCGTATTGGGTTTCGGTGCAGTTGCATATTTATTGGATGGCTATTTTCTAGGCCTAACAGCAGGCAGACATCTTCGTCATTCCGTATTAATCGCCACTTTGTTTGGGTTCCTGCCTTTAGCTGTGGCCGCTTGGTATTGGCAGCAGGTTCACCTACTCTGGCTAGGGTTGGCCCTATTTATGGGAAGCCGTGCTATTTTTCTGGCAATCCAAATTCCTCAGTCTCTTAAGCTCATCCATGGAACCCCTGCCGTTCCTTCCGGTCAAAAAGGGTAG
- a CDS encoding DoxX family protein, which yields MNKTIARWLLALGVITAGILHWLTPHPFVQMISTFLPYPLELVYISGFFEILGGVGLLIPRVSRAAAWGLILLFIAVFPANINMAVNDLVIDGLPHNLVAYWLRLPLQGVLIALAWWFTKPDLPASRNSTR from the coding sequence ATGAACAAAACGATAGCCCGCTGGCTTCTAGCTTTAGGAGTCATTACAGCCGGAATCTTACATTGGCTGACGCCCCACCCTTTTGTCCAAATGATATCCACCTTTCTGCCTTACCCCTTGGAGCTAGTCTACATTAGCGGTTTCTTTGAAATTCTAGGCGGTGTCGGATTGCTCATTCCCCGAGTCAGTCGAGCTGCTGCTTGGGGGCTGATCCTTCTATTTATTGCTGTATTTCCAGCCAATATCAATATGGCAGTCAACGACCTTGTGATTGATGGACTTCCCCACAATCTGGTGGCCTATTGGTTAAGGCTTCCACTGCAAGGAGTCTTAATTGCATTAGCTTGGTGGTTTACAAAACCAGATTTACCAGCTAGTAGAAACTCAACAAGGTAG
- a CDS encoding IS630 family transposase, with the protein MERRYPDAQVEVWSFDEHRLGLKPIIRKIWAPVGQRPIAEVDHRYEWAYLYGFVHPATGDTEWFILPRVNGEWFNQALQSFAQQVGAGQHKQILLVLDGAGWHTCKNLVVPKGIHLKVLPPYSPELQPAERLWRLADEPIANRCFETLDALEDVLEERCRTLMTMQSDIKALTYYHWWPV; encoded by the coding sequence TTGGAGCGACGCTATCCTGATGCTCAAGTCGAAGTGTGGTCTTTTGATGAACACCGCTTAGGCCTTAAACCCATCATTCGAAAGATCTGGGCACCTGTAGGTCAGCGTCCGATTGCTGAGGTGGACCATCGCTACGAATGGGCCTATCTTTATGGATTCGTTCACCCCGCAACAGGCGACACTGAATGGTTCATTCTGCCTCGGGTGAATGGAGAATGGTTTAATCAAGCCCTGCAAAGCTTTGCTCAGCAAGTTGGAGCGGGACAGCACAAACAGATTCTTCTCGTTCTAGATGGTGCAGGATGGCATACCTGTAAAAATCTGGTGGTACCTAAAGGCATTCATCTGAAGGTTTTACCTCCCTATTCTCCAGAACTACAGCCCGCTGAACGATTGTGGCGGCTAGCGGATGAACCAATCGCCAATCGATGCTTTGAGACCCTCGATGCTCTCGAAGATGTGCTCGAGGAGCGCTGTCGAACTTTAATGACCATGCAATCAGACATTAAAGCTCTCACTTACTACCATTGGTGGCCAGTTTGA